A genomic region of Mustela erminea isolate mMusErm1 chromosome 12, mMusErm1.Pri, whole genome shotgun sequence contains the following coding sequences:
- the LOC116570899 gene encoding olfactory receptor 1L6-like: METKNYSSNSGFILLGISSNPQLQKPLFAIFFIMYLVTGMGNILIILAKHSDSRLYTPMYFFLSNLSFMDICFTTAIMPKMLANLLSETKAISFVGCLVQMYFFVACGNTDSYLLASMAIDRLVAICNPFHYDVVMNPRRCHLMLLASCTISLLHALLWILLVSRLSFCASHVIKHFFCDTQPVIKLSCSDTSSSQIAVMTETLAVVATPFLCILFSYLRIIITVLRIPSAAGKWKAFSTCGSHLTVVALLYGSIIYVYFRPLSMYSVVKDRVATVMYTVVTPMLNPFIYSLRNKDMKRGLRKLRDRIHL, translated from the coding sequence ATGGAGACAAAGAACTACAGCAGCAACTCAGGCTTTATCCTCCTGGGCATCTCTTCCAACCCTCAGCTACAGAAACCACTCTTTGCCATCTTCTTCATCATGTACCTGGTCACTGGCATGGGCAACATACTCATCATCCTGGCCAAACATTCTGACTCCCGACTCTATACCCCTATGTACTTTTTCCTCAGCAACCTGTCCTTCATGGATATCTGTTTCACAACAGCCATTATGCCCAAGATGTTAGCAAATTTACTATCAGAGACCAAGGCTATCTCCTTCGTGGGCTGCCTGGTCCAGATGTACTTCTTTGTGGCCTGTGGGAACACTGACAGCTACCTGTTGGCCTCTATGGCCATAGACCGGCTGGTAGCCATCTGCAACCCCTTCCATTATGATGTGGTCATGAACCCACGGCGTTGCCACCTCATGCTGCTGGCTTCTTGCACCATCTCCCTCTTGCACGCCCTGCTCTGGATTCTACTCGTGTCCCGCCTGTCCTTCTGTGCCTCCCATGTCATCAAGCACTTTTTTTGTGATACCCAGCCTGTGATAAAGCTATCCTGCTCTGACACATCCTCCAGCCAGATAGCGGTCATGACCGAGACCCTGGCTGTCGTCGCTACCCCCTTCCTGTGCATCCTCTTCTCCTACCTGCGAATCATCATCACTGTGCTCAGAATTCCCTCTGCTGCTGGCAAGTGGaaggccttctccacctgtggCTCCCACCTCACTGTCGTGGCCTTGCTCTATGGGAGTATCATCTACGTCTACTTTAGGCCCCTGTCCATGTACTCAGTGGTGAAGGACCGGGTAGCCACAGTCATGTACACAGTAGTGACACCCATGCTGAACCCCTTTATCTATAGCCTGAGGAACAAAGATATGAAGAGGGGTTTGAGGAAATTAAGGGACAGAATTCACTTGTAA
- the LOC116570900 gene encoding olfactory receptor 1L6, whose translation METKNYSSDSGFILLGISSNPQLQKPLFAIFFIMYLVTVMGNILIILAIHSDSRLHTPMYFFLSNLSFTDICFTTVIMPKMLANLLSETKAISFVGCLVQMYFFMACGNTDSYLLASMAIDRLVAICNPFHYDVVMNPRRCHLMLLASCTISHLHSLLRVLLMSRLSFCASHVIKHFFCDTQPVLKLSCSDTSSSQIVVMTETLAVVATPFLCILFSYLRIIITVLRIPSAAGKWKAFSTCGSHLTVVALFYGSIIYVYFRPLSMYSVVKDRVATVMYTVVTPMLNPFIYSLRNKDMKRGLRKLRDRIHL comes from the coding sequence ATGGAGACAAAGAACTACAGCAGCGACTCAGGCTTTATCCTCCTGGGCATCTCTTCCAACCCTCAGCTACAGAAACCACTCTTTGCCATCTTCTTCATTATGTACCTCGTCACTGTCATGGGCAACATACTCATCATTCTGGCCATACATTCTGACTCCCGACTCCATACCCCTATGTACTTTTTCCTCAGCAACCTGTCCTTCACAGATATCTGCTTCACAACAGTCATTATGCCCAAGATGTTGGCAAATTTACTATCAGAGACCAAGGCTATCTCCTTCGTGGGTTGCCTGGTCCAGATGTACTTCTTCATGGCCTGTGGGAACACTGACAGCTACCTGTTGGCCTCTATGGCCATAGACCGGCTGGTAGCCATCTGCAACCCCTTCCATTATGATGTGGTCATGAACCCACGGCGTTGCCACCTCATGCTGCTGGCTTCTTGCACCATCTCCCACCTGCACTCCCTGCTCCGGGTGCTACTCATGTCCCGCCTGTCCTTCTGTGCCTCCCATGTCATCAAGCACTTCTTTTGTGATACCCAGCCTGTGCTAAAACTATCCTGCTCTGACACATCCTCCAGCCAGATAGTGGTCATGACCGAGACCCTGGCTGTCGTCGCTACCCCCTTCCTGTGCATCCTCTTCTCCTACCTGCGAATCATCATCACTGTGCTCAGAATTCCCTCTGCGGCTGGCAAGTGGaaggccttctccacctgtggCTCCCACCTCACTGTCGTGGCCTTGTTCTATGGGAGTATCATCTACGTCTACTTTAGGCCCCTGTCCATGTACTCAGTGGTGAAGGACCGGGTAGCCACAGTCATGTACACAGTAGTGACACCCATGCTGAACCCCTTTATCTATAGCCTGAGGAACAAAGATATGAAGAGGGGTTTGAGGAAATTAAGGGACAGAATTCActtgtag